AGAGAGTAACATCGGGGAGTCGActttgggggaattggtaacgcggctgACCAGTACTCGGAGGACCCCGCGGATCTTGAGTTCAAGTCCCATTGACCGCGATTCGTTTTTTTCGCCTACAATTTATGAATAAATTGTGGTGCTTAGGCCTCGTTCGcattagtcaagttacttgactcaagtcgcttgaattcgagtaacttaaaattaatttgactTGAAATAAATATCCTGTCGGATttctttcaaacttcaagtgaagTAGAGATTCTGTTTCAACTTTACTTGACTTGAAAATATAcaacttgactaatgtgaacgaggctgATAAAGAGATCAATCTCCAAGACAAGCTAATAAGAACTTGAGTAGTTCCATGACGTTTCAGAGTCTTCCTGACTCTCGCAAGTTTACTTTGCACAGCAACAGCGATAGTTACTGAGCCCTGTACTCTACTCCCAGTTCCAGTGGACTCTGTATCGAGAGTTGCAGCGTGCATCTCTTCCAGAGTAATTAATCCAAGAAGAAGTTGGAAATCCCTAGTCTCTCAAAGGAGTTTTTCCCACAGGATGGATGAATTTCGCCGCGTAAAACTGGCAAAGGAGATCGCTCCGTCAGTGGAGAGAAGCTCGCCATGATCTGCTCgcttgacccccgaaaattcctCAACCCTCGGGAACGCGACGAGCAAGGACCGACGGAGCTTTACGTTCGCCACGGCCACGGTGAACTTTAGCAATCAGCCGAGGGATCACGTAAAGACCGCGCAGGAAGGAAACCATCGGTCACTTCCGGCCTGCCAGCGACCTGGCTAAGTCCAGGCACGTCCCTGTCAACGGATCCAGGAAATTGCGGCACGTGAAAGCACCGCGATGCCCAGGATTACTTCCAATTCGAGTGTCTTTCGGGCCGTGCACTGGTTGTTTCGCCTCCGACGGTTCTTAAACGCCGTCGTACACTTTTCGGAGGAGCTGGCGAAGCTGACGACGAGAGTCAAGGCCGCGCTTAATTCGATTAGACGAAGAATTTACTTTGAAAGCTCACGATCCCGAAGGAAGTTTTCAAGACGATTCTGTATCGTATGTTTAATCCTCGTGCGGTGGGAATAAGCTTGTAGGGTTGGTGAAAAGCAGGAATATACCGTGCAAGTTCGGAAGATTATAAGAGCCCCGTGAAAGCGCAAGGATAAAGGTCGCGATGATAAAGACAAACGAGGCGCGATGAATCAATTTAGGACGAAGGCACACAGAGACAAACGATCCAGGGAAACGCTCGTGTTTGTCCAAGGGTAGCATCCCCAAGTTTCCCCAGGGAAACGGTAAACAATACTTTCCAGGGTATCGAGCAACCCTCGgtgcaaataaaaataataaaagcccCGGTAACGCGAACTCCTTCAACTCCATCGATCCAGACCCCCTTTCTACTCGGCTCCATCAACCCCTTACACTCTTTTATCATAACTATCCTGGAATACGACAAGACTGTTCAATCCTCGAAGAATTCTCGGAGCGCGAGGGGTCGAAACGACATGCCTCCCTCAAGCACAGTCTTCTTTACGTTCGGGGTCGCTGGAAAACTGAATCCCCCCGGCGGAATCCAAGAATCCTCGAAGGCTGTCGCGGGGAGTTAAGGAGGATGCGTGTTTGACGAAAGCTCGCAATCTACCGACCCCGAAACTCGAAGAGTTGGAGTCGCGGGGCGGCGAGTTGCCGGAATTAGCGCTTAGGAAACTCGGTTCCGCGTGCCGCGCAGCGCAAAGTACAATTCGCCGTGATTTACTCGCGCGTTCCGCAAGGCTAGTCCCTGGGAAAACTTTTATGCGCGCGGATCCAATCCCCCCGGGAAAGTTTGCCGGCGGTAAGTTTGGGGGTGCGGGCGTAACTCGACCGGCCACGTCAGAAGAAACGCGCAATCGACTCGATTCGTAGCATCGCTGCAGCCCTCCGGTCCATTCAATCGCGTCAACTTTCCGATCCTAATACGAGCCACTCGATCCTCGCGACTCCGTGGCTCCCCTTTACTTATCCCTCGCCACGGATACGTCGCGAAACTTTATTTACAgctctggaaatatttattgcatcgcccCCAAATCCACGTCCTAACTGTGCGATTGGTAAAGTAGTTGGtatccaacttattttaaacTTAACAGTATTGTACTCTCCGAATAATAATGCTAAGTGCAGTGGAAGTGAATGCAcgctaaatattattattattacgactttACTACTCCTTAAATGGAAGCTTTGATGCATATAGAGGATAGTAAAAttagagtaaaggcgaggcagcAGTAGGAACTGTTAATAAGCCAAATCGAGTGATGGAATGAATATTTCCTGTACTGCTTCATGGCAAACGGTTCAAACTTTCACGGAGGTGGAGTTGTTTCGGTGCTTTTTATCCTTTGCCTGCAGCGTTGTAATTACATTCGCTTGATACTCGCGTTAATGTTTACCTTCCAACTTATCTGCTTGTCGACTCGCCAGAGATATTCCTACGGAGTATAGCAGCTTTCAGAACAATGAAGTGGATTAGAGAAGGTATATTAAACTCGTCGACGGGCAACTgaatttgatgagattcgatgtAAGAAGTTTACCGGGAGTCCGGCAACCTCGCGTGTTACTTTTCTAATATTTCCCGGACTTCGCTCTGCCATTTATGTCCGTTAATAGTATTCACAGTTGTACACGGATAACGAAGTAGCCAGGGGCATTAACACCCTGTAATAGGATTCCACGCGTGAAAGATTAAAACTCCATTATTTCGGGTATCCAATCATGGAAATTCGGTCGCCGTTTAAAACGTGCTCGAATCCTGAATATTTCAATCGCGTTTTAACTCCGCCACGGGGAAGATTTTCGATAAATTTACTATTCCGCTTCATTAATCTTTCGCGACTTCCCTGCGAGCTAAAAGGCTCTCAAATTAACGTTGTCAAACCTGGCTTTTCATCAAACTTTAAAACCGTCCCGGTTTTGCACGAGGACCATTCCACTAAAAACCTCTCTCTTTCCAATATCAAAATTGAACGTACCAAAGACGCCTGGGACACTCGACACTCCGCCAGCTCCATCCAATCGCCTAAAAATTCGCCTACATCCGAGTCACCGGCATAGAGCGTCATGGAACTTCATCCCGAAATTAGTCGCCCATGGTTCGATCTTACCCCGCGATCGACTGGATGAAAATATCGACGCGCAAGCCCGCAGACGGGTGGAATTTAATAAAAGGCAATACCGCTCTCACCTCGGTCTCGTTTTCTTTGTAGAACCAGAAGTTAATTTGCCTGAGTGCCTCGAGCTCGTTCTCCAGCGGATCGCTGGCGTTCCCCTTGGCGCTGGGCGTCCTTGGATCCGGGTCCTTCTTCCAAGCGTAGATCGGCCGCTCGAGGCCGACCTGCAGCTGGCCGGTCGAGCGTTCCTGGTCGTCCGACCTGGCGCTGTCGCTCCTAGCCTCCTCTTCGTTCTTCCTCCAGTCAGTCCCCGTGTACTTAGGCGAGGACACCGCTGAAACGGCTACGAACGCGTTCTTCGACTTGGAGGAGCCGGCGTCGGCCGTGGTGCCTGGCTTGGAGATGGGCAGCGCGGTGACTCGATGGTACGCGAACTGCTTCCACTTGGACGGCCAGGTGCCCGTCGAGCTGGCCTTCCCGTAGCTCCACTCCTCGTTCATCTTCTGCTGCCACGGGGACAGCTCGTTGCTCTTCGAGCTCCAGGGCTGATCGCTCGACTTCCTCGGCCAGCCGTCTCCGGCAGGCTTCCACGAGTCCTCCTCCTTCGCCTTCGCTGGCCATTCAGCGTTCAGCTTAGAAGCCTCGTCGTTGCTCTTTGACGTCCAGGGTTCGTTGTCCTTGGTCGACCTGGAGCCACCCTTCGCTGACCAGGAATTCTCCGAGTTCGACATCCACTCGCTCTCCTTCGCCTTCCACGAGTCAGGGTTGCTAGACTTCCCTGTCCAGCCGTCGGTCTGTTTAACCTTCGCGAACCAGGAGCCCGGCTTGCTGGCTTTGCCAGGCCAGATCTCCGCGACGTTGGGTTTCTCGGGCCAGGGGCCAGCGTTGGTGTGGTTCATCCACGCGTCGCTCACTTTCTCCGCCCAGGATCCCTTGCTGGACCACTTGGTGTCAGTGCTAGGCTTGCTGATCGGCCTGGGCCACCTTCGAGAACCACTGTCGTCCGAGGGCTCGATGGGCTTGATCTGGTAGGGTTTCCAGGTGGACTGGTCGGAGGACATCACCCAGGCTCCAACGGATTGGATCTCGGGCAGGGCTGTGTCGTTGGACCAGGAGCTTTTGCCCTCGTACTTCCTCCTCCAAGCAGCACCGTCGTCTCCTTGCGTGTTCTCGGGCTTGGCCCACTCCTTCGCGGCCTTCGACACGGCTAGCATCGCCCAGGGCTTCAGCGACTCGCTGTTCTTCCCCTTGTAGTCGCTCGAGTCGCTCCTGTCTCCGTCAGGCTTGTACTCGGAGGTTGCCTGCGGGAACTCCTCCTCCTTCGAAGATTCCTTGAACAACCTGCTCTGCTTGTCATCCTTCGACTTCCTCTCCGCGCTCGACTTCTCGGCTTCCTGCTTTGCGGCAGCGTTGCTCTGCTTGTCCAAGCCCAGCTTCTTCACCAGGTCCGCGTTGGGGTTGTACGACTTCCCGTTCTCGTCCTTGGGCCAGGGCTTCGCGCCTGGAAGCTTGTGCGGCCAGGTGGCTGGGTCCGAGGTCAGGCTGTTCCAAGTCTTCATCGTGATCTGGGGCAAAATGATCTTCTCCTTTGCTTCCTGCTTCGTGGGTCTGTTCAGCTCGAAGCGGCTCTTCTCCCAGACGTTGGAGCGGTTCGCTTGCTCGCTGTCGTAGAGCTTCACGGGCCTCTCGGGCTGCTGCCACGAAGCTGGCAGCTGCCGAGCTGGCTTCTCCAGGGGCCAGGACGATCTGGGCCTGTCCCAGGAGTGCTGCGCGCGCTGCTGCTGCCAGAGCTTCCCTGCTTCCTCCCCTGCATCCTCCTCGTTGCTAATCGGCGACCAGTAGCTCTTCTCCACTGGCAGCAGCTTGCCACGCTGTTGCCAGTACTTGACGTCGTTCTGGGGCCGCCTCCAGGGCCATTTCTCGGAGGGAATGGGCACTAAAGGGCGCTCCTCTGCTTTCCAAGGAGGGCTGTACTTGTAGGAGATGTCTGGCCAGCTCTTGCTCAGCGAGAAGTCACGTCCTGGCTCGTAACCCTGGCCGTGCCCGAAACCCTCACCCTGCATGCCGAAGTCGCCCTGGTAATCGTCTTCTTGCCGGCGCAGAAACTCCCTCGACATCGGGGACAGCTGGTTGCGGTAGGCCTCCGCCACGTCGTACTCTGCTATGCGTTCTGGATCTGAAAGATCGGTAAAGGGTGCTTCACTGGGAGTGCTATTGGCACTGGGACTTATCTCAAGAACTTTCATTTTGCGGTAAGGTGACCATTCGTTCCCGGAACACGATTTTTGTCTCCGAATTTAAATTTAAGGTAATCATTTGTCCCCAATTCTGATTTTAAACTAATCATTTGTCCCCAATTCTGAATTTAAGGTAATCACTTGTAATCAAAATTGGTAATCACCAATTTTCGGTAATAGTCCCCGATTCTGCATTTCTTCTTTAAACTTACGAAGTGATCAATATGAAACCGAAGTCACGAGTTTGCTATTAAAATTCTACTACTTTGGCATCAGTAGCTGTAGAAGTGGcccttaaaataaaaggaaaatcatGTCCTAGGAAACCCCAAGAAAAAATGGTCGCCTTACTTTACAAAATGTTACTCGTTCCGATCCCACAGCCCTCGAGGGACTAGGTACTACTTCGAAACTAACGTCACGTCGTACCTGCAGGCCTATCGTACACGCTCGTGAACTCCCGATGCCCCTGCGCGGATACAGGCTGGCGAGCCGCCACGTTTCCAAACCGAAGCAGCCTCTGATTCTCGAAGTCGTCGAGGTTTTCCATCAGACCGGGCTTCCCCTCCGAGACGAAGACAGGCAGCGGGTCTGGAGTGTGCGTGGTCGTGGGGTACCGGTGCCtcggcttcttcttcttcttcttcaactTCTTCCTGGACTTCCTCGAGTCGTTCGGTGGCCCCGATGTGCCTGGGAACGGCGTGGACGTGGACTGGTAGCCTGTTTTAGTGGGCTCCTGGATGGTGCCAGTCTTCAGCTCAGCGAACTTGTTCTGTACGTACACTGACAACGGACAGAAACGTTAATAATAACGATTTCCGCGCTGCTGCGTTATTTATTAAGTCAGGGCGTAAGTAACTTTGGTTGTTTTAAACGCTCTAAatgtaatttctcgagaaattttataattgcttatttcttatttctcgagaaacttaagtctaggaaaaatattataaatctcatttattttcattattgacgtataaacacatctacaatttataatacatcttattaataacattagaacctatatgaactccaatagaaaatcacagtagaagatacgatattattaactgctgaaggtgttcttaaattcttatttaaaaatttagaaaaattgtatactgagtTACgtatctaatgagtttcttgtggctattaaagaagaaatatagaaaagaggagataagactattgtgtcccgtataaaatgcgtcttttgatccttttggaagaaattctggatcatgcaaaaattaacgtcaaaatataacagtaacagattttgcctaaaaaaagaaatagattcgctgacactGCATTAGaaacattgtgctatttaaaaataaattttaaaacgaaaaagtaatgtttcgctttgtacaaattttgcattaaataaataaatttaccagttatatttaatatctattttttcatttacacaagttttgtataaattagacagggaTAATGATTTTGTTAAagatttcttgtgtttttgataaatattatcaacattactccaaaaatataatttttgcaatatttttatcaatttcCCAAGAactctcaagaaatatgatctcattcctgatttctcgagaaacaaaaactatggagaaatcaggaacactaactatcgctccgccctaataagCAACGTCCCTGGCGGTCccagaaaatgcaataaaacgaTCAAGCTACCTATTTCTCAACGAAAGCCCTGCACAGTCACCTTCTGCGTTTAATTATTCACCAGTAATTCGACCGTCACACGAAATGTCAAAGGTGCAAAAATACGAATTAATGATGAGAATCGAAATTACTTATGCACCGACTTAATATCACTGCAGGCGCAAAATGTCTCGCCCGTTCGAGGCTCCATAGATCCCCCAAGGAACACCGAAGAGCTGGAATGGCAAGAAATCGTCACTCTACCAGTTTCCCCACAGTTCCACAACCCATTCACTGTTTTGCACGCGAAATCTACAGACTCGACCAGCTCCACTCCCCACCCCCAGCACCCGAATTTGCGTTCGATAAAAAATAATCCACACCCTGTATCGCGACAACTCGCGAAGCACCCGTTCGTCAGCGGTAGCAAATGGCCGTGATTAAACCGGGCATTGTTCCCGTAATGGAGATTAAGACGGTTCCGCGCGCAAAGCGCTTTACGCGCTGTTCCACGGAGCTCCGACGCAACGGACTAACTTGTTCCCAGATTATTCACTGTCCACCGTGTACGGATTACCCGCCGCGGGCTACGCGCGTTAATTACCAAATTACGGGACGCCGCGGCACGCAGCCAGCCCGAAAGAATCGAGGCACCCGCATTTAATTTCAAGCCACGCGCAATTTCAATCCCCCTCGGCGGGGGGTTTCCTTTTCTCTGTGACCATCATTTTCCAAGGCTCGAGTACGTGTTCGGTGTCACGCGCTCTCGTTCCCTTTGTTTCCCGACTAATTTGCTTCGCCCGGGGTAGATTATCGAGCACGCACAGGCGGGCGGTGAAAGGGGGTAGCTCTATTGTTCGCGACTCCGGAAACAATCGAACGAGGAAGAAAAGGGGGCGAAGCGTAGCGCGCGAAGCGAGTTACATTGATTCCCCCACGTAACACGGACGGGACCAATTGTCAGGAGGCAATTACACCGTGCAATAACGCAGACACTATCCAGCTAATCGCCCGATTGTGGGGGCTTTATTGGATCCCTCAGTCGACTCGAACGCGACTCCAGTGCCTCCGTCGCGGCAGCCTTTTCCTTTTAATGATCCGAGCGGACCTTGGCGCGCGGCAAACACTCCACCTGGAATTTATTTACCGGCGAATAGCTCCTCCACGATGGAATGCCCACCCTTCGAACGTTCCGCGCCTCGTAGCGCGAGATTAATGCCGTTCCTTTCGCGTAATTTGCAATTCATCCGAGGGGATTAACGCACTTGTTGCTCCGCGAGAGAATCGAGCCCGCGGGGCACCGAAGACATTACCTGGAACTTCGATTACCGTTTCCGATTTTTAGTACGCGGTAAGTCTCGGTGCAATTCTCTTCTGTGCGGGCAGAGGAGAGGTGCTCGGTCGCGATGGCCTGCTAAAGGCGAATTTACACTGAGATCAACGGTGCAGCGTTACTAGTGTTAAGAATTACTAGAGTTTCCTAGAGTTTTTCCTCTAAACTATAGGTTGTTAAGAAGCGTTACTCTTTTTATAAAGTAATAGCTGGTTGGCGAGGGAGAATTAATTATGAAGGGAGTGTATTTTATCAGTTTGCGCATGATTGCATGTCGGTTCTTTATTTAATAAGTAACGTTAATTTGAAGTATGGTAATTGGGTTTATTGtgagtaaataaatattcaaaattggcactataacaGCCAAGACGGCTTTGCTACTCTACCACCGAGTTGTTCCCGTATGCAGAGTGCGTTAATGCAACGCGGGGTAAATGAAAATTAACGAAGAAATTCTATTACGCTGGCAACAGGTACCCCGTTCTTGAGACCGCGCGCGGAGTCTCGTTAAAGATTCCTAATGCAGGTTCATCAAGGGGGATGTTTAAAATCGCCCTCCGAAATTCAGCTTTACCTATACCTGCGCCGGTAACTCTGCTTCGAGAGTTTCTCCACCCCCTCGGACCCTCCGTCACACCTCCCAGTTTCATCCCCCTCAAGATATCGATGACGTTACTTACGGATCAGCTTCTGCTGGCGCTCCAATCGGCTCACATACTCCACGAGATTCTCCAGCAGTTTCAGCACGTTCTCCCCCTGAGCGTACTTCTCGGTCTGACCAACAGAGCACCGATAATTGATTATTCCTCGTGAAAGTATGCAGACAAGGGAGCGAAGTTTGTGGTTAACGACACTTGCGAGGGGAAGCAGGGACAGATGATAACTTTATTACATCAGAAATTACGTCGActaatttaaaagaaacttttttaaaaaaaaaactctttaaaGACCCATCTGTGGCTTCACATATAATGcacattttttactaaacagaCATGTTGTTTTAAAGCTTATAATCTTGATAAAcgttgtgtcaaagaacaagtctcagcttcaatttatttccttgtaattaatcGAAAAAGTAATCCTTCGTTTTCGACAGAAACGACTGCCTTGtaccattaaggggtcattctacttttaactgctgaaaaattaagctatttttaaagatatttttcttagTAAATGCAACGTACAATAAAATTAAtggttttggtatttattaaaaaattctttttattctttttctataatataagagtagcttaataaataacaaaaagatttctttcattataggttgtatttattcagaacaaaatctttacaaatagcttaatttcggccacttttcggtgatggtttttatcatgaaatgaacacttaacgttttcgaatttctgggggtatattctgccactcttgaaatacaagaaaaaatctttgttgtttgtttatttcatttgtttacataaatatttcgcagtgaagttggcgacttcagaattgctggcggtttaAATTTCGCACGACTGGGtgatcggaaataaaaaaccaaacatatttctaattcgcaggagtatgctTATCTCGCTTAccacgaaagaaaaatttcgaaCCACAATTATTAAACtgggagtcgatcaaagttgatAATACCAaaaagggcatttcttttctgtttaataggtataaaacgtgggaaaatattaaaaaatcctaAGATATTTGTGCTaagcgagatagccatactcctgcaaattaaaaatatgtttggtttctttgtttccgatgatccagtcgtccgaaatttcaaccgccagcaattctgaaaacgccaacttcactgcgaaatatttaagtaaacgagtaaaataaacaaccaacaatatttttttcatgtatttcaagagtggtacaatatacctcccgaaattcgaaaacgttgagtgcgtatttcattataaaaaaccatcaccgaaaagtggcggattttctcgagcgagagagtagaatgtacCCTTAAGTGTTTTATGAAGAAGGCAGCAGAAGTGAAGGGCACACCGCTTCCTGATCTCATACCCATCGGAACACGGAAGCACCTGCGCGAAGTGGCCAAACCTACTGAATTTTGAACAGAAGATTATCGAGTGATCAACGAGTGAGATTAATAACTCGCCGCAGGGAAAAGAACGCGGAACGGAGCTCCCTAATGAACGTGCTCGCCCGTCGCCGTTTCGAGAACGGCAACTCGAGCGAGATTTTTCACCAGGTTCCGCGTCGCCGGTTCCGCCTCCCTCCACGCTTTTTCCGCTCCAACGTGTTTTGCAAAATACACCTCGCAGCCAGAAAATTCCCCACCACCGGCTCGACGATCATTAACGACGACGGAGGCCTCGGTGCAACGCCGGCGTTCCCTCTGGATCCCGATCCACGTCGCGCAGCTCTCGCTTCCCCGGCTCGGGTGCAGAGATCGACGCGCGATTCCGTGCCATTATTCACGAGTGAGTTCTTCGTCGAACGGTTGGATGGACTTTATTATCGACGCCTTAAGTAACGGCTCGTCTTCCCGTCCGGCGTCCTCTGCAATCACAGCAGCTGAATTCTTCAGCGGGAGGCGGCCGATAGGGGCGGATCGATCCCCGAAGGGGCGTTCCACGTGTGAGACAGCCGACGTCACAAGCGTCCCTTCCGGATGTCGTCCTTCGTAATTTCCGCTCGAAACATCCCCGCTCGCTATTTCGCGTCGAACCTCTCCAGCTGGCGATCGTAAATCAAGGGAATTAAGATTAACAGCTTCGTTTCGCGTCCCCGATTCCCGCTTTTTCTCGCCCCTGCATCCTCCGAGGGATGCACTTTCCTTCGCGGAACGGTTCGAGAAACTCTGCCTTCTTACATTCTCTCTTTGCGTCTTTACAGCTGATCCCTCCCTTTAATGGAAATTAATGTAGCTCCTCTCTGCCTCTGCAGGATCTTCTACGCTGTACCGATGCCCCATCCGTTTTTCTGAGATACGAAAATTTACGGGGCTGCCTGTTTTCTCGGTACTGTCCTCCGACGTTGATCTTCGTCGAACCGTTATGTCGATAAAAATCGAACATCCCTTTCCTCTCCTTTCCGTGATTCCAATAAAGTCGTACATAATTCTTTTCCTCTTCCTCCCAGCTTCTCGACTAATAAAGATCACCCTATATCCTTCCACTCTAGGCTCTCTGCGATTCTAGAATCCtttctgctctctctctctctctctctctctctctgcctctctgtcTTCCGATCGTCCTTCCTCTTCGCCTGCCTAATGAACGGACTCTCCATTCTTCGTCCCTGCAGGTTCTCCTTTTCGCTTTCCGCTCGCTCTCTTTCGAGCTGATTCAATAGCCAGGGCAATTGAGAGCGGCTGCGACTGCATGCGAGGCGGCTCGCGCGAGGGATATCGAATTAGCCGTGAGAATGCGCCCCTTTGTGCCAGCAACACCCCCGACGAGAGGCGTGCGCCGGTAGCTGGCACGATAATGGACCCAGCGAGCGTGGGACATCTTGGCGAGGGCGGAAGAACGCGTCCAATCTGCCGTCGCGAGAAGAGCGGGCTTTTAAGCCGGCTGCGAGCTCGCGACAACACCCCTCGTCACCTTCCTCGCGCTTTGTCTTCCCTCGAGGGGCGCCGATTTCGCCTTTTATTCCCACGAAAACGACGGAGGATCCTCGACAGCCTGATGCACTTGGTTCGCGAGAGGAAAATTCCCCTTTCACAGGTGCTGGTCACAGTTGCTTGCCAATGATGCTCCATCAACGCACGAGTGATAGTCGTGCAACTCAACTGTTCAGGAGAGAATGTCTCCTCGCGTGAGTCGTGGAGCGTTTGCACATCTTACCAGGATCAACcagaataaaagaagaaaattatccAGGAGAGTGGTGAGTTTTCAAACTCAAGGATCTGAACCGTTAATTTTCGCTATCCTATtctgcgccaattttcttatgtagcgagagaagtatagatGTAACTTATCGGTAGTCTGGTTCACCAA
This region of Andrena cerasifolii isolate SP2316 chromosome 4, iyAndCera1_principal, whole genome shotgun sequence genomic DNA includes:
- the LOC143368588 gene encoding uncharacterized protein LOC143368588 isoform X1, which encodes MDPRGVFSVSIVCLLVAFAVASDAGTGLEREAGSRAQETTLRAAPPAGYWGVRTTTASSHGDQVGRGHASRPQGERERVEPSGSGRQQEAEVEVDYEGVEEAEDEYEDELKAVAESHEAMSRDDTKNSDVSTAAGAGVLDEGPTAAKNFDSHEVITVNESDEDVASNEAITDEQVDKYDPEVAELLKYKKKRKSSSLEGSRAKTKRVPTVKKELSTQREILIGSNNETQVPKSLVPPEDTPNRLNEEPEAVRRRNVESTESIKSEDPPGYSERSSGEGEVPVDNRYSGSDPKSPKKLDKRQETDLARLKSLLAEYASEEEQRQKVRDSGTEKYAQGENVLKLLENLVEYVSRLERQQKLILYVQNKFAELKTGTIQEPTKTGYQSTSTPFPGTSGPPNDSRKSRKKLKKKKKKPRHRYPTTTHTPDPLPVFVSEGKPGLMENLDDFENQRLLRFGNVAARQPVSAQGHREFTSVYDRPADPERIAEYDVAEAYRNQLSPMSREFLRRQEDDYQGDFGMQGEGFGHGQGYEPGRDFSLSKSWPDISYKYSPPWKAEERPLVPIPSEKWPWRRPQNDVKYWQQRGKLLPVEKSYWSPISNEEDAGEEAGKLWQQQRAQHSWDRPRSSWPLEKPARQLPASWQQPERPVKLYDSEQANRSNVWEKSRFELNRPTKQEAKEKIILPQITMKTWNSLTSDPATWPHKLPGAKPWPKDENGKSYNPNADLVKKLGLDKQSNAAAKQEAEKSSAERKSKDDKQSRLFKESSKEEEFPQATSEYKPDGDRSDSSDYKGKNSESLKPWAMLAVSKAAKEWAKPENTQGDDGAAWRRKYEGKSSWSNDTALPEIQSVGAWVMSSDQSTWKPYQIKPIEPSDDSGSRRWPRPISKPSTDTKWSSKGSWAEKVSDAWMNHTNAGPWPEKPNVAEIWPGKASKPGSWFAKVKQTDGWTGKSSNPDSWKAKESEWMSNSENSWSAKGGSRSTKDNEPWTSKSNDEASKLNAEWPAKAKEEDSWKPAGDGWPRKSSDQPWSSKSNELSPWQQKMNEEWSYGKASSTGTWPSKWKQFAYHRVTALPISKPGTTADAGSSKSKNAFVAVSAVSSPKYTGTDWRKNEEEARSDSARSDDQERSTGQLQVGLERPIYAWKKDPDPRTPSAKGNASDPLENELEALRQINFWFYKENETEKRSATTNASAETTSAAPARSAPTTTAQRRPGNAAGSNGPLETNRRTISMK
- the LOC143368588 gene encoding uncharacterized protein LOC143368588 isoform X2 → MDPRGVFSVSIVCLLVAFAVASEAGSRAQETTLRAAPPAGYWGVRTTTASSHGDQVGRGHASRPQGERERVEPSGSGRQQEAEVEVDYEGVEEAEDEYEDELKAVAESHEAMSRDDTKNSDVSTAAGAGVLDEGPTAAKNFDSHEVITVNESDEDVASNEAITDEQVDKYDPEVAELLKYKKKRKSSSLEGSRAKTKRVPTVKKELSTQREILIGSNNETQVPKSLVPPEDTPNRLNEEPEAVRRRNVESTESIKSEDPPGYSERSSGEGEVPVDNRYSGSDPKSPKKLDKRQETDLARLKSLLAEYASEEEQRQKVRDSGTEKYAQGENVLKLLENLVEYVSRLERQQKLILYVQNKFAELKTGTIQEPTKTGYQSTSTPFPGTSGPPNDSRKSRKKLKKKKKKPRHRYPTTTHTPDPLPVFVSEGKPGLMENLDDFENQRLLRFGNVAARQPVSAQGHREFTSVYDRPADPERIAEYDVAEAYRNQLSPMSREFLRRQEDDYQGDFGMQGEGFGHGQGYEPGRDFSLSKSWPDISYKYSPPWKAEERPLVPIPSEKWPWRRPQNDVKYWQQRGKLLPVEKSYWSPISNEEDAGEEAGKLWQQQRAQHSWDRPRSSWPLEKPARQLPASWQQPERPVKLYDSEQANRSNVWEKSRFELNRPTKQEAKEKIILPQITMKTWNSLTSDPATWPHKLPGAKPWPKDENGKSYNPNADLVKKLGLDKQSNAAAKQEAEKSSAERKSKDDKQSRLFKESSKEEEFPQATSEYKPDGDRSDSSDYKGKNSESLKPWAMLAVSKAAKEWAKPENTQGDDGAAWRRKYEGKSSWSNDTALPEIQSVGAWVMSSDQSTWKPYQIKPIEPSDDSGSRRWPRPISKPSTDTKWSSKGSWAEKVSDAWMNHTNAGPWPEKPNVAEIWPGKASKPGSWFAKVKQTDGWTGKSSNPDSWKAKESEWMSNSENSWSAKGGSRSTKDNEPWTSKSNDEASKLNAEWPAKAKEEDSWKPAGDGWPRKSSDQPWSSKSNELSPWQQKMNEEWSYGKASSTGTWPSKWKQFAYHRVTALPISKPGTTADAGSSKSKNAFVAVSAVSSPKYTGTDWRKNEEEARSDSARSDDQERSTGQLQVGLERPIYAWKKDPDPRTPSAKGNASDPLENELEALRQINFWFYKENETEKRSATTNASAETTSAAPARSAPTTTAQRRPGNAAGSNGPLETNRRTISMK